GTAAACAGGTGGTGGACGAGGCTGAGTACGTGGAAACCAACAAACGTAGAAGGAGAAGTCTCGACTACCTAGATATCTTCAAGACGGACGTGGACATGAAGAATTTGATCCGCAGCAAGCGTTTCCAGAGGAAAGGAGCTGATTCCATCAGCGATATCGTGGAAATCGATCTACCTGCTGGTTCAGATCGTATCGGCATCACCGAATTCTTGATTCCGAAGAAGAACCATGAGAAACATTTGAGTCAAAATGCTATTTTAATTGTCGAAGACAACTTAAAGATTCCGTCGGAAAATCTTCGAGCGGATACATCGAATCAGAATGTAAACGTCGTGAAGATGATCGGTGATAGTTCATCGAATGCGGCCACGATAAACGAAAATAATGAACAGCGAGAAAGAAAGGGGGCCGAGAGTGCTCTTTTCGTGTTGGACAGAGCGCAAGTTCTCGGAGGCAGTCTCGAGAAGGAAACGGTAAACCGAAGACGAAAGCGAAGCGTCGAAAGTGACCAGGAGCTTCTGGACGCGTTGCAGAATCTGGAGAATGCGGAAGTGGCGGAAATCGCTCACATACCGGGCGATTGGACGAACACGCCCTGCGCGAAGAGGATATTTTGTGACACGATGATCCAAAGAGGCTCCGATGCCTCAGTGCTCATGGAGAAAAAGATGGCGGCGTTATTAAGACTGTGAGTACCTTTAATCTACAcactcttttttatttgtaaaaaaaatagaaacaccCTTTTTTTTACTATCTTACATTCGAAAATCGCTGATTAAAAACGTAATTATTGTAATCAGATGGATATGgcttatgtaaatttaatttatttaaaattgaaaaaatttggatggaataaaaaattattatagttgtgtcttttacatttccaattataaataataattttttttgttagttACTTGTTCGTTTGGttccaaaatttttctatttttatttctttttttattagcataattttacttttaaaatagtataaatagtatattatttaatatatattactttaaaagtaaaattatcaatGATGCTGtgattgtaatattacatcaaagcacaacttattaaaaaatgttgtaactATAACataatcgtttatttcttcattgttatttataaaataactcgTAACTCTGCAAGTATATGCGAGTATTGCACTTATATGCTCGATTTATTGACGTTGCGATCGTATTATTTCTTGGTAATGGAAACTCGAGCTACAATAAAACGATCGCATCGATTCTCCCCGTGTTCTCGTGAAATCGAACAAGCCGAACTATCAGGCATTCGAAGCGTCAACGAGACTCCGATAACAGCCAGTCGAACGGAACTATAGCCCGAGCCGTGGATAACTTTCTTCCAGCTTTCGCCGACGACGTCCTACTGACTGATTCGACTTTTACCTCTTAGCACAGTTTCACTGTGTGCGCACGCGCTGCGCCCTGTCCGTTATCGTGCTGACCGTGtgcgatagaaaaaaaaaaagattggcaagagagaaagagaaagacttCAAACACGTTAtcgaaaacaaaagaaaagggGAGATAAAGAGAAAACTCGCGTGCAGCCAATGTGATAATTTACTTACTTCGTCGCGTTCGCGACTCTCCTCCCAGTTCTTCTTAATtgtgaataataattgtttctcTGATCGCTTTCCGATACGGTTTAATTATAGTAGCTAATCAAAATGTGATAATTcattttgtttgaaattcaccgctgttaaaaatatttattcgtaattatgtacataataaGTTAGTATACTTTTCTACTTATATCATTCCATATATAGTCGGGATCTGTGTTTCAGTTTCAGGTCTGtgcgtcttttatttttgaaaataatttgtaaataatttgtagaaTTCGAAGAACTTCGAGAAAGTTTCATTGAGGAAGATTATCCGAATGAATATCGTACAAGAGAGCTCAAGTTCTCGCGATTAATTTCAATGATATTACGTATTCGTTATCCATAATGTTAATGACAAATATGGCATTTCCTGTACCAACAGCATGTGAAACACACGCCATTATTCAATTCGATTCATCGCAAACGCGTGCATCCATATACCGATGAGAGAGCGGCATTATATCATGTACTATGTTGTAATGCATACTATCCCCGATAGCAAGCAGTTCTCACATACGTGACGAGAATTTGCGGGACAAACCGCATTTCTAAAAATAGCGGGAATTGCAGTGTTCGATGAAAGAAGGACAATATTGCTTCCTTCGTCAGCTTTCTGATCACGATTACGTGTGtgctttaaaagttttttaatttctatgaaACAAGCCTCTTTCTTCCAATTTTGTACGTTCGCCAATTAtgtaattgataaatattaaataaaaatagtataaatattaaaaaattttaattaaaattttatttaaaaaattatgattcttATGTCTTTACTTGCACTTAGTTGAAAAATAACATTCATTGCGTTTGGATTCTGAAAGtagacaattaaattttatcctacataattataacgaattataattcataaatactTAATTAGTTTCTAATTTAGCATACAAGTACAGATACCTCTAAATCAGCTTGTATATCTCGAGGCAGCGCGCCCTAAAGAAAGCGAGTTAATTGGAGCGAGCGATCGTTCCGTGGAAAACACGGTGAGAAGATTAAAAGATTCGCAATCTAGTGCACACCTAATTAGTAATTAACTGCGTGCGGTGTTCGGTCATTTGTCGAAGTGTGTCTCCGACTTTCTAATAGTTCGCTATTCTACACTAATCGACATTCGCGCATACTTACAGAATCCAACCTGGAGCTGCCGTACAAGTGTCCAGTCACTTCGAGGAGGTCATGGACGCCGTCAGGAGACACGATTGTTCTCGCTTCCTGTGCCCACAGGCGAGACCCGGCAACGTCTTCCTTTAGACACGTCTCAGTAGTTCTCAAATTGCATCATCGACTCTCCTCCCATATAAGTTGGCGCTTTTAACTGTAGTTAAGTttttctgaaacaaaaaaaaaagcattttgttacatttacatttgggTTCGCAAAAAacctttttcccttttttatgCTGGATTAAAAACTACTGTTGCATCAACATATTTTGTTAAGATAATTATCTCGACGAGCTATGTCAACAAGAAATCAAGAACGCTGCTGAAAATCTTATATAAGATTGCGCGAACTCCTCAGCAGCGTCCAACAGCTAactaaataacaaagaaacgaacataaaacatttcatataaaattagtttaaacgTTACTCAAACATGTCGATGCTTAGAAAtgctaataacaaataaaaaattaatgcccTTTCCCAAGGCTTGccgaatatattaaattcatgtggtatacgaaatattttttaattaataaaaatttacgatttgcgtgattgtaattaattgcatCTGAAATCTTCAACGTTacattcaagaaaatattatgttaatttgtgtttgcaattattttgcaaacacGTTTTCGTCAAATGCGTTGAGTCAACGCCAAGCCAAAACTGTACATACTTGCCATCGaggcaattttatttaatatatattcatatttgtcATTTAGATAATTAAGTATAGAATTTAAGAGAGAGAATGTAAGCTCGGCGAGTTGCACgtctgcaatttttaaatgttcacCATATCGTGAAATTTCCTAATCGTCCTTTAGTGAATATTTCCGCCTGTCGCTTCATCTCATCTCACTGCTGATCCTCCGCGTttcgtatataaataatgtcgTACGtgaagtataatttatatcgacGCGCTGAGTGATCAGAAACGTTGCTTACATgcgaatattattaattcaaagaaagaaagaaacgtCGCCAGGTGTCACgagaatgtatttatttaaatacgtatatatacgAAGATATCGTGTTTGTATAAGTTAAcgaataaatgatattttttatgacgACAGTGCAGTGTTTCACTCTTTACGTCAGTGACATCTCTTTGCAGATTTTgaacaaaaatagaaattaagcCTTACAATCAATGTTAACAAATGAATTATCTCACCAGGTAAGCACAATTTGCTTATAGTCGAAAAGCAAGCTGCATTCACGACATTTGATTCAGCGTACGGTGATTACGTACTATTCACgtgattattgattattatccCTTGAAAGGGTTAACAGAAGTACTCACAGATGGTAGCGGTTCGATCTTACTGAGCAAGCGCAAATTCGCAATGGTTTGATCTAATCACGAGAGACGACTCagttaaaagataattttcgcTCCGTGAACTGCAATGAACGCCAACAAAGGTAGAATAcatcttgaaaaatattaaagagttCGTACCGCAGTACTAAAAGCACAAGTGCGCCGTGTGTGAAACAATTATGTAGTATAAcataaaagttacattttcGACCACATGTGTGTTAATACAGGAAACACGTAttcgaattaatttaaagtctataaaacttttaaaaaaattaattataattaaattgctgTTTATAAAacgacaaattaaaacaaattaataaaaatacggtAGAATTCCGTTTATATAAACGTATCAAAGAATAAGACAGATTATATAACTAACATTTGAATAATAGACTAGCTTTTTCCTCTACCAGTAATTATCAGTTTCAATATATTAAGAGTAACTTAATGTCTAGAAAACTGAAATAGAACACGTCCAGCTTTTATAATCGAAACTATACGAACTACGTATTTCGATAATAAGAGCTATTAGTTCGTATATTTAGAATTAGCAAGTTGTGAGCACGAATTTAATCGTACATGGAAAAAatgatttcaataattttgtttatacgtttttgatatacatatctaaaaatttacattaaaaaattatattagttgGTCGatagaatgtcaaaacttttagcaacaatattatgtttgaacgttctacataattattttattccaacataaaattattttttgatttgtatttatttaaaattttttaatactgcaaaattaattttgttgttcCGCGTAACGGAATATAGATAAACGAATTtctactatatatatatatatatatatatatatatatatatatatatatatatataattatataattatataattatataatatacttataccactcctgttatttttaataatttattattgagattctgaatatcataaaaacttgtctctttaaataactatatattctgtttgttaatatttataacttatgaaaaatttcgttttttaaggaccttttcaataatatactcACTGATATATCAACTAATAATTACTTgctaaaagagaaaataatatgcTTTTAACAATTTGTCGCAAAATTACTTacaaatcataattttttgcaagatGTCTATACATCTGTCTATACATCTGTTATAGAAGTTCGGAACTTTACGTTCCACGAAAGAGAGAGTTTGCACGAGCAGATATAAAACTTTCTACGTTGACAAAAGCTTGTGCTCTTTCTcgattataaattgttttcaagTTCCGGAGTGACAAAGTTGAATGGTTAATTTTGCTGATATATGGACAAATCTTTTTTGTTCCTGTCTGTTATAGACAAAGAGTTATCGGAAACCTTAGTTCAAAGAAATACgataaaaatagcaaataataACACAAGatcttacataaaatttcttaaaaaaattataaataaaaattattactaagaGCACTCAGTTTACATTagctttaatataataacatttatctttttattttatttatttattcgtttttaatatttttcttaattaaatttacagaaatattatagttgtaaCTTATAGTATTccataataaatagtaaaaaataatacaaatgaaTATTTCTATGAGTGTATAAGTGTTATTATGATATTTACAGATAccgacaattaaaaaacatttgtaaatcattatataactttataaatttgttaatgattaattacttgtaacaaattaaaaaacaaattaaaaaataatgtaaatctataatattttttaaaattaataataaaattaataataaacagcaatatataataacaaatttttataaactttaattttgttagatttaAATTACGCCTTTGCGCTGAGTCGCCAATGTTTACGGATATTAGGCGTATGGCCCGATCCACTTGTGTCTTTGAGTGAATTTCAGCGCCCAAACATAAGATTCATAGTCGTTACGTGTATCCTATGCCTTTACCTGATCGTGCCGCAAATGACAAATATGATTCTTGCATGGGGTGATGTGTCTAGGATGGTGGAATACCTTGCCTCCGTGAACATTGGCTTAATGGCACtatgcaaattattcggtACTTGGTATCATGGTGAAGGTAAGTCcttatttcaagaataaattattatattaatatatatatatatacataataacattacattaatggataccagttattttaaaaaattaaattttttcttacaatattaattttaaagttaaataacaattttctgtttttatgtCTCTTacaatacacacatatatttatatgtattgtaagatatgtattataagaaaaaaatttttttaataactgatATCCATTTGTACtgacatattatatttattctaaaagcaCTACGAACGCTGATGGCATCGGTCATGACTGATTGGATGACTTTGAAGAACAACCAGGAACGAAATACAATGCTAAATATAGCAAGACATGGCAGAACGTTATCTTTCAAATGTTATATGAGCTTTGCATGCCtaatcttattttacatatttttcaaccttttaaaatttattcgaaatatATCCCAAACTCAACGAAGTCTCGTATATCGATTTAACTACCCTTACAACATTCAAAAAAGTCCAAACTatgaaattacttttttcactCAACTTTCCAGTGGCGTGACCTCGGCTTTCATAAACTGTACCGTCGACAGTTATATCTCCATACTTTTGCTGCACATATGCGCGCAACTGATAAATCTACGAacatcattaaataatttggtcAACGAATTAGCCAAAGGATTTATATCCTCTTCAAGATTTAAGAAAGGATTAGCTGAAATTACTATACGTCATGAACATCTTATCAGGTATGtcacaaaacttttttaaacacgTACACAAACATTTTTACAGCAATATTTAGAACATATCCTCAACGTCCCTCTCCATATTTATGTAAAGGAAAACACATAATGTcccataaataaaaacaatgtcttgattaaaatattttacattatatacaatataattctcaaactttaaaaaccttaaaattaaaaaattgcaaatatatatatatatatatatatatatatatatatatatacatatacaaataaaagaatatatcaatcttaaaaaatcaaaatttaagttaaatcgtttttaagatttctgtattaaaataatagtaattaattgaACAAATGTGTGAATTTTCAAGGAACGCAAAGACAATCAACGAATGTTATAGCATAGTATTATTTGTGCATATGTTAGCCGCTACCTTTCAGTTGTGTTTTGAAAGCTTTCAAGTTTTCCTGGTAAGTAAGAAGAATAGTTCCGTTTTTCGGATAGTTTATGtaagagaaatatttgatgtacataaaatatatgctttaattttgaaattagtaatactataataatttaataattattaacttaataattttttttgtttaatttaagatataatataaaattaacattttattattgattattataaataattttaatcggaCTTAGAAAAAGACAagtattattttcagataataACAAGCCATAGGGATGTATCTATTATCAAACTAGCTTATCTATCGttttactttatctttatattgacgcatttatatatttactgttaTTCAGCTGAAAGGCTTTTAACAGAGGTAaagtaattatgtattaaacacTACTTGTTTTGCATCaaactaaaatataacttttagaGCGCTAATATGGCATACGGCGTTTATGATTGCAAGTGGTACGAAATATCAGCGAAAGACGCGaagaatttaatgtttataatatatcaatcTACGGTTCCGCTTAGACTGATGGCTGGAAAATTTGGAACTTTTTCGTTAGAAATGTTCGGAACAGTAAGATAtctatataagtaaaaaatatattattttctatacaaaacaaaatatttcatttttaatatgtaaaaaagatgACAAAGCACTATCATAAACTCATTGTTAgttttcaaaaacatttttattttttacactttcaagatactttattttaaaattaaaagtactcTCTGTCGATCTCATTAAAAAAGAGTATCTTAAAtccattaaaataagatagaCATAATTCCTCACATACAATAGCTCAAGATATAATACCAtcagatatattaaaagttatgtttCGTGCCAAGTTTTACTTGGCGCaacgacaaattaaaaaatacaactttaaagtttatacaaaacaaaataaaaagctcTTCTACAGAACAAATAATTTCAGTCTTTAGATGTATTGAACTATTTCGCCAGAGACAAAACTTGAAATAAAGCTATATGaaagaaagttaaatatataggTCTTGAACGTTTTAAAACAGACATAGCGAAAACTTCCTTAATTGATCAATAAGTCTTGTTTTAAGTCCTTTttggtttaataaatttcaataagtCTTCCTCTGTATGTTAAATATCATGCTTCCTTTTTTATGTATCATACAagtgttaatattatatataacaatcattattattattgtcatttACGAGAAAAAGCAAagtgtatgttttatttttattctacagACCGTAAAAACGTCAATGGGATACTTATCTGTACTGCTGACATTGCTggattaaagagaaaaatttttggaattaaaCTAAATACTAAATTAAATGCGCGTATTTGTTTGCTATTTATATTCCATATACTGTGTTAATAGTTTTACATGTAATATcagtaataaaactttttctagataaatatatatttttgcacaagaaaacaaattatttatttattacctttcttaacttaaattttttaattaagtttaggttatattaaaaaattaaaaatcaagattacaaaaatatttataacattttttggaCACCGTTGGAATTTTCAcaacatatgtatgtgtgtgtgtgtgtgtgtgtgtgtgtgtgtgtgtgtgtgtgtgtgtgtgtgtgtgttatgtAAACcccaaaaattgtattttagaaACTAAGAAGATAttctcaaaagaaaaaaaaactcgaaatttgaaaatagcacttaattatattataattttaaccttagacgtagaaaattataacttcAGAATTTTCCTCTTATTTTTAGAGTATATCTTTGGTTCttagaatacaattttttcagtgtacgtGTTTTAATACTGCAAAAGAATCTctcaaaagttttaaatataaagtctTAAAACcgcttataatataatattctactTCCAGAAATTCtgctttattttatcaaaacgcatttAATTATCGTGTCttgttgatataataaaactaattttttcggtacttaaataatattgtgtttGTATAAGTCAACGAAATACACAACATTCTCTATGATAACAGGTACAATTTCATTCTTACTTCAGTgacatcactttgaagattttaAACAATCGCTGCAAATTAAGCTTTGCGATTGATGTTAACAAGCGAATTATATCTCTGGATAAAGTAAACACAATTTACTTATAAGTGCTCAAAAAGCAAGCTTTGTGCGAAAAGTAAACTACATTCACGACATTTGATTCAGCGCATTGTGATTACGTACTGTTCATGTGACTATTGATTATTATCCCTTGAAAGGGTTAACAAAAGTACTCACAGATGGTAGCGGTTCGATCTTACTGAGCAAGCGCAAATTCATAGCAGTTTGATATAATCACAAAGAACGATTCagttaaaagataatttttgctcCGTGAACTGCAATGAACGTCAACAAAGGTAGAATACATCTCGAAAAAATACCAACGAGTTCGCACTGcagtaataaaaacatataggCGCGTCGTGTGTGAAACAGTTATGTagtagtataatataaaagttacattttgATCACAAGTGTGTTAATACGAAAAACAAGTATTTATATCGACTTAAGGTCTATAAAACTTTCAAagagattaattattattaaattgctaTTTGTGAAGTGACAGGTCAagttaagttaataaaaatacagtggaattttgtttatctaaacatattgaaaaataaaacagattttataaCCAAAATTCGAACAATAAACTAGTTTTCCTTTGCTAGTAATTACTAGTTccaatataataagatataatacttaaaaaactattgcagaacatGTTCAACTTTTATAATCAAAACTATCCAAACTGAATATTTTGACAATAAGAGCTATCAGTTTGTATATTTAGAATTGGCAAGTTGTGAgcacaaatttaattgtacatGGAAAGATTTCAATAATTGTGTTTAATATACATGTCTACAAAATTTATGTTGaagcattaaaatattacattaaatatattagccGGTTGATAGAATGTCGACACTTTTAGCAACAATATTATGtttctacataattatcttattctaatataaaataactttttatttgtatttattaaaaatttttagatactgcaaaattaattttgttgtttcGCGTAACGGATTATAGATAAACAAAATTCCACaatacaattatgtaatttacttaaactactcacattgtttttaataatttcttattggaATCATGAAGACCATAAAGAtttgtctttttaaataactatatattttgtttattaatatttatgatttataaaaaaatttgtttttttaataaagaatcttcaataatataagtacatttcctttaaattatcaattaacaattatttgctAAACAGAGAGAATAATACgcttttaacaatttattgcaaaattacttACAAATCAtcacaattttttgcaaagtgtCTATACACCTGTCTATATATCAGTTATGGAAGTTCGGAGCTTTATGTTCCACAAAAGAGTTTACACGAACAGATACAAAACTTTCTACGCTGGCAAAagcattttctctttctcgattATAGATTGTTTTGAAGTTTTGGAGTGACAAAGTTGAACGTGATACACAAGTTGGACGTTTAATTTTGCTAATGTATAgacgaataatattttgttcctCTCTGTTAAAAACAAAGAGTTATCAGAAATCTTAGTTCTAGAAAGAAATACGAcaaaaatagcaaataataACACAAGGTCTTacgtaaaatttcttaaataaaagatattactaaaagcattaaatttattttaactttaataaaataacatatattttttttcattttactcATTTCTTTTACtcatctttaatatttttcctgAATAAATCTACAGCAATATTATAATCGTAACTTATAGTATTCCAtaacaattaagaaataatacaagtaaatttttctatgaGTGTATAACTGTTATTATGCTACTTACACATATCGAcgattaaaaaacatttgtaaatcattatatgattttataaatttgttaatgaaTGATCACtcctaataaattaaaaaataatgtaaatctataatatttttttaaattaatagtaaacAGCAATatagtaacaaatttttataaattttatatttgttagaTTTAAATTACGCCTTTGCGCTGAGTCGCCAATGTTTACGGATATTAGGCGTATGGCCCGATCCACTTGTGTCTTTGAGTGAATTTCAGCGTCCAAACATAAGATTCATAGTTGTTACGTGTATCCTAAGCCTTTACGTATTCGTGCCGCAAATGACAAATGTGATTCTTGCATGGGGTAATGTGTCTCGGATGGTGGAATATCTCTCTTCCGCGAATTATAGCTTAATGGCACTGTGCAAGTTATTCGGTACTTGGTACTACGGTAAAGGTATGtcattatttcgaaattaaactattatatccacgtttttattattttaataaataaaaaatagagatttgtaatttaactttaagttCTATATCGTgtgaatgttttatttcttcaaataattaatacttattcgTACTGACACATCatacttaatttaaaagcACTTCGAACCGTGATGGCATCAGTCATAACTGACTGGACAACTTCGAAAAACCAAGAACGAAccataatgttaaatatagcAAGACGTGGCAGAATCTTATCTTTTAGATGTTATGCGAGCATGTTGTGTACAGTAttggtttatatatttttcaacatccTGAAATTCATTCGAAGTATATCACAAACTCAACGGAGTCTCGTGTTTCGATTTATCTTACCTTACAACATTCAAAAGAGTCCAAATTacgaaattacatttttcattcaACTTTCCGGTGGTGCGTACACAGGTATGATCAACTCTACTGTTGACAGTTACATCTCGATACTTCTGTTACACATATGCGCGCAACTGATAAATCTACGAACATCGCTCAACAATTTGGTCGA
This sequence is a window from Monomorium pharaonis isolate MP-MQ-018 chromosome 3, ASM1337386v2, whole genome shotgun sequence. Protein-coding genes within it:
- the LOC105828565 gene encoding odorant receptor 4, with translation MNANKDLNYAFALSRQCLRILGVWPDPLVSLSEFQRPNIRFIVVTCILCLYLIVPQMTNMILAWGDVSRMVEYLASVNIGLMALCKLFGTWYHGEALRTLMASVMTDWMTLKNNQERNTMLNIARHGRTLSFKCYMSFACLILFYIFFNLLKFIRNISQTQRSLVYRFNYPYNIQKSPNYEITFFTQLSSGVTSAFINCTVDSYISILLLHICAQLINLRTSLNNLVNELAKGFISSSRFKKGLAEITIRHEHLIRNAKTINECYSIVLFVHMLAATFQLCFESFQVFLIITSHRDVSIIKLAYLSFYFIFILTHLYIYCYSAERLLTESANMAYGVYDCKWYEISAKDAKNLMFIIYQSTVPLRLMAGKFGTFSLEMFGTTVKTSMGYLSVLLTLLD
- the LOC105839478 gene encoding odorant receptor 13a, which translates into the protein MNVNKDLNYAFALSRQCLRILGVWPDPLVSLSEFQRPNIRFIVVTCILSLYVFVPQMTNVILAWGNVSRMVEYLSSANYSLMALCKLFGTWYYGKALRTVMASVITDWTTSKNQERTIMLNIARRGRILSFRCYASMLCTVLVYIFFNILKFIRSISQTQRSLVFRFILPYNIQKSPNYEITFFIQLSGGAYTGMINSTVDSYISILLLHICAQLINLRTSLNNLVDELAEGSISSSIFKKGLAAITTRHEHLIRNTKTINDCYSSVLLVHMLAATFQLCFESFQVFTIITSNMDVSILKLAFLSFYLVLVLTHLYIYCYSAERLSTESTNMAYGVYECKWYDISSKDAKNLMFIVHRSTVPLKLTAGKFGTFSLEMFGTTMKTSMGYLSALLTLMD